The sequence CCTTTTTTCCTTCACCGGCAGATCGAACATCGCGAACAGCCACATGGCTTTATACCCCGATGGTGTGAATCTCGAGTCGGACATGAGCAACCTCCCTTGAGGATTGCGCCGACGCATGGTGCCGTATCTAGATTTCTGGCAGCAGGATCTTAGTTTTGTTCCCGGCGAACACCTCGGCCAGAGAGGCGCTCGTCCGGGTCAGAGCATCGAAGAGCGTGCGCGACTCCCCGCTGACCGAGTACTTGTCATATAGGGGGCGGATCAATGCGTACCGTAGAGCCTGATCCATGGGTGCATCCGCCCCCCTTTCCTTGACGACGTGATGTACGGCCCTGTCGACGATGGGCCTGAAGGGCTCGATGATGTCGTCCGACAGGCAGAAGGTGTCGTAGCGGTTGTGATGGTGGACTCCGAGCGCGGGATGCAGTCCTGTTGCGCAGATGGCGCGCGTGACGATGGCGCGCAGGACGGAATATCCGTAATTGAGAAAACGGTTCTGGTCCTCGCCGTCTCGATGGCGATGGAAAATGTCGTCGCCGAAGAGCGACACCCAGTATCTGCGCGCGGCCTGGGCTTCCACGTTCGTGCTGTCGCCCGATTTCACTTTCTTGGCCATGGCCATCAACCCGGAGTCGTCGCCGTTTAACTCCTTCAGCAAGCGCCCCTGCGCCCTTACCTTTGCGATGACCAGTTGTCGCCAGATCCTCTTCTTGACGGGCAGGGCCGCGGCGGCTTGCTGAGCGAACTTCTCGCTTTGAAGCGAGTTGCCCCGGAGAGGTAGCATCATGCCGACCGGCATGAACTTGTCGTCACAGACAACGACGATGCCGTTGTTGCCTGCAACGCCAGCCAGAACCGACTGGGTGAAGACCACCCTCTTGTGGGATGCGACGATAGCCGCGACTTCGGGGAGGTGTATCGAGATGGGGTCCATGCCCTCCCGCTCGACGATGATGTTGTTCATCCTGAGTTTCAGAAACGCCGGCTCCTCCGATAGGTCGAGGATCCGATCAGTCATTCGCGTACCTCACTTCGCCAAGTGGATCAACGCAGACTTTCCTGCAACACATTTTTCGGAGAGGGTCGGGTGTCTTATGTAGGAACGATAGATCCTTCACTTTCCTCGCGTCATTTAAAGGTACACCTGAGATTACTCTCTGTCCCGTTGCGTACTCGGATATCTTTCGAACCTTGAAAAGCTCTTTGTTTTCGTCGTTTGTGAGTTCTAGAATATCCCCCCCGCACAGTGAAAAAACGAACCGCCTGTCTGCTCCATGATCACGCTGGACGATCTGTTCGCCCCGACGCTTGCGTTGCATCGCCTCATGGCGGCTGACGACGACGCCCTCCCACTTGGGGTTGCCGCGCCCGTCCTTCGCCTCGAGAATCTCGATATGGTGATTCGAGCCGGCTGCCACGTACCGGGCGCCGCCGCCACTGCCCATCTTCAACGTCGATTGGGCTTTTCTTATGCGCACCTTCTTGATAGTGCGGGGCTTGTCGTTACCGCCCGGGTAGGCTGGCATTTTTGCGGCGTCGCTAAAAACCTTTGACGGCGCGACACCGTCGGCCGCCTCGCGCACGAGTTCACGCACGACCGGATCGACTATGTTGTCGATGTCCTTGCCGGTCAGCGAGACGAGAGGCTTGCGAATGTGGACGTATTTACCACCATCTTCGATCACGCCGTCCTCGTTTCTCGACGGGCTGTAGAACGATTCTTCGTGCAATCCGCCTTGCACCCTGTGGTCGACGCGATGGGACACGATGATATCTTCGATCGCGATATTGGCGTCGCGCCAGAACGTGTCCCAAGGCTTCTCGACCAGACCGTACGTGCGAATGCCGCTCTTGGCCGCCGCCTGGGCCGCGCGACTAAGGTTCTTGATCATGCCCGGAGTAGTCATGGCGATCACGATCGCATCGACGGCGTGATGTCTGTGATCGTTGCGGCTCTTGAGCCCCCCATCACCCAGGATGGCGTTAAGGTCGAGTTCGTTGCGGATGATCCATGTGGCGCGACCGTTGACCACGTGAATGCGACGCTTTCGGTCCGCGTCGATATCACCGCCGTACAGGCAGCCTAGATATTGAGCTGCCAGACGCGATGCATATGCGGTGTCGGTGAGCTGTTGATGGGTAAAATCCTCAAGAAAACGCTCTATCTCGTCATCGTCCATGGTGAAGCGCCATACTTTGCCGCGCGGCAGCCCCGAAATGCCGCTGATCCTAGTCAGGATGGCCGACCACGTCTCGGTGTTGCTCGCATAGGTCTCGTATGGCGTGCGCCCCTGCTTCACATGACGATTCTCGTGCAACTCGCAGAGTGTCTTGTTCATGTACGAGTTATCCAGGCTGCGTTCGTACGGAATGATATGCTCGATGTCGAATTGAGGATTCGGACCGAACAGAGCGTCCATGCTGATCTGCTTGCCCGTATATGGACACAACCATCGACTTTCCTCGGCCAAGAGATACTTCATGACGTCGTTTCTTGATGGATTCCCGATTCCATAATCGACGAGTATCGCCGTGGCCTTTTCGCGCACTTTCTCGTTGTCCCGGTTTCGCTTGATGATGTCTTGTCGGCGCTTTGGAGAATTTCTCACGTCTCGTGCCAGCTCGATCCTGATTCTTTTAGGCTTGCCGTATTTCCGCACGATGGCATTGACGACTTTTCGCAGTTCGGAGAGTGCGCGGGCAACGACGGGATTTCGGAGTTCGGTTAACACGTCTTGCAGCGGGGGAAGCATGTCGAGAGGATCTTTAACTTCTTGCTGGACATTGTAGATCTGTTTGATGGCGGCCTGCAGCCTCATTCCTTTCTCCAGCTCGGGCAGTAAGCGTCTCAATGCCTTTCGGGAGAAGTTGCAGTAGCCCTCCTCCAGGCGGAGTACGCTGAAGACCCCGGCTGTTTCCTCGTCGAGACCGTAGGCTTCAATACCTCTCTTGGTGGCCGTTTCCGGCTTCTCGATGCTGTGCAGGTCGTCGATTATCGCGCTCTGTTCCCCGTGCGAGAAATGATTCCAGCGATCGCCGAACACTTTCCGCATATGTGAAGCAGTTTTATTGCCCGGCAGAGATTTCTCGCCGCCGTGCTCCAGATTGAAATGCGCCTTCCTCTGGCCGATTACCTTGGCAATCTGTCGGAAGGTAGCGCTGGCTTTCGATTCCAGGAGCGCTATGACTGCCTCTCGTTCGTCTTGGGTCAGCGGCCTTGGTATCTCCCCCTCCATGTAGATTTCGAGATCGTTGACCCGTTGCAGGAAGCGGAAGCGCTGCGCGTCTAGACAGCACCAGGGTGCGCGGTGCCGATCCTTCTCCAGCTCGCACTTACCGATGAGGTGTTTCTGGGACTTCAGGGGGCGTTGTTTGAACGTTGCATCGATGATGGTCTTCTTAAGGTCGTCCGACAGGAGGTCGGGGTGATGCGGCACCTGCGCTCGCCAAATCTGTTCGAACTCATCCTCGAACATGGCCCTGGCGGTCCATTGCTGTCGGATTCGCCTAAGATGGGGATCCCTCTTCGCGAAGAACTCTCCCAGCGTTCTCGCACCGGTTTCTTTCATCCGCTTGTGGAGATCGCTGATGCCTTCTTTGACGACGCCTTCATCTTTCTCGTCCCTGTCGGCCTTGCGGTTGCTCTTGAAACCGCGCCTTTGGGCCAAGTGGTAGAGTGCGCGACCGAGTTCATGTCGCTCCAATTTATCATCCAGTGCGCGTGCGCGTAGCATGTAGGGCAGCAGGGCCGGATCTGCTTCCTCGCCGAATCGCTCGGGCCATTCACTCAGCAGCTTCCGATCTAGAGGCTGTATCACCGAGTGGCGTTCTTGCGCACGGTTTGGTTTGCGCGGATCGATGAGCGGGTCGAGATGCTCGGGAGTCGGGGGGAGCAGTCCGACTTTCTGGAGCCTGTGAAACAAGACGCTCTTGCGCCTGGCGCGGCGTTCGAGACGGCGGCGGACACCGCGCGCATCTCGACGAGTCTTGTTGCGCGGATCGCCGCGGCCGTCCTTCTCCATGCCTTCGACGCCGGCCTCGAAGATGCGCACGCCCGCGTGTACGATCTCACATGGCTTATCGTCACCATCTTCTCTCAGCAATGCCCATCCGATTGAGTTCGTGCCGATGTCGAGCCCGAGAACGAGATCCGATGTCTTCAGTCTAGGCATGGTTCCCCCTTGACATCCGAATTACAGTAATGAGATACTGTCGTCAGTGTACCAGAGCGGCGATTGTCCTTACCTAATTGGCAAGTCATAGTAAGCGACATTCGTCACGCAAGGCCACGCTCATAGAGCGACCTTTGCGCCCTCCCAGTGGGGGCGCATCTCTATTGTGGGCGAGGGGCGGTTATCGAATCCGAATACGTGATCATTGTAGCGTGTTTTGAGGTGTGATTTCAATAGGCCCGTAGACTCGATAATGACAACGCGCAAATCACATCCGGGTGTGCCAACATCACCGCAAGGGCATCCCGAGGGGGTGATCATATGGTCGGCACGGCCACCCGCGTCGGCGTCTACGTCGACAGCGTGAACATCGCGATGAACGGTGGTCGCGGCATGCGCTACGACGTGCTGCGGGAGTTCGCGTGCCGGGACGGCGGCGAGGCCATGCGCCTCAACGCATACGTAGTCTACGACCCGGAGCGCGCGCGAGGACTACGAATACCGCAACCGCCAGCTACGGTTCGAGTCGGCGCTTGGCGACTACGGTTACAAGGCGATTCGCAAGGAGGTGCGCTGGTATCGGGACGAGCGCGGTGGTCGCGTCGGTAAGGCGAACGCCGACCTGGATCTGGCCGTGGATGCTCTCCTGCAGTCCGCCAAGCTCGATCGAATCCTGTTGGTCTCCGGCGACGGAGATTTCGTCAGGGTTGTACAGGCCATCCAGAACAAGGGCTGCCGTGTGGAGGTGTTGGCTTTCCGCAACGTGTCCGGTGAACTGAGGCGGGAGGCGGACATGTTCGTTTCAGGTTACATCGTGCCGGGCCTGTTGTCGGGTGCTGGTGGCGATGTCTCGATACCGTGGGGCGAGGTCGGTTCGCGCGTGCGGGGCTACTGCTATTCCCATCACGAGGGCTATGGTTTTCTGCGCGTGATGAAATCGGCTTCGGGACGCATATGGATCACCGACACCCGCCGGGACGACAGTCCCTTCATGAGCGTCTTTTTCCACGACTCGAGATTGCCGCCGGACATCTCGTTCCGGCAGCTGCCGAGCCGTAACATCGTCTTCGAGTTCACTCTGGCCCCAGGCGAGGGGGACAACGAGGGCTTACAGGCGGTGGATATGTCTGTGACGGGGGGCGAATGAGATCGGGCAGCCTCCACTGACGCGCCGCACAGCCCTCCCGCCAGGACGTTCGGCGCTGACCAGGATCATCTGCGCACCAGCTCCGCCAGGCACTCCACGTGGCTCGTCTGCGGGAACATGTCGATCACGCGGGCGCGGGCGAGCCCGTAGCCGCCGGCCGCCAGGGTCGCGCTGTCGCGCGCCAGGGTGGCCGGGTCGCAGCTCATGTAGATGATGCGGGCCGGCCCCAGGGCCGCCAGGATCGCGGCCGCCGCGTCGCCCAGCCCGGTGCGCGGCGGGTCGAGGACGACCGTGGCGAGGGGCCAGTCCGGGGCCTTGTAGCGCAGATCGCCGTCGCGCCAGTCGCCCTCGCGCCAGCGGGCCAGCACGGCCGCCGCGTCGGCGCAGACGACCTCGACCTCGTCGCCGGTCCGACGGTCCCGCAGCAGGTTGTTGCGCGCGTCGCGGACGGCGCGCTCGTCGTTCTCCACGCCGATCACCCGCGCGAACCGGTCCCCCAGGCAGGCGGCGAACAGGCCCACCCCGCAGAAGAGATCCGCCAGGGCGCCGCCGGGCGCGTCGGCCGTGACGCCCGCCTCGTCCAGCCAGCCGCGCGCCAGCGAGACGGCCGCCGCCGCCTCGGCGTAGTTGACCTGGAAGAAGCTGCCGGCGTTCACGCGGAAGGTGCGCCCGGCCGTCTTGACCAGCAGGTGATCGCGGCCCCAGGCCGGGCGGTTGTTGTACAGGATGCCGACGCAGGCCGGGTGCGGCGCTTCGCCGGCCGGCAGATCCTTGAGCACGGCCTTGAGCGCGCGCAGGCGGCCGGGAGGACCGAAGAGCGAGAGCAGGAAACCGCCCTGCCCGTCCAGGCGCGCCACCGCCTCGTCCGCCGGCGGCAGGGTCAGCAGGAAGGGCAGCACCTCGTCGTTGAAGAGGTCCGGCATGAGTCCGTGACGGTCGATGGCGAGCACGTCGTGGCTGCCCTTGCGGCGCACGCCGTACTGGCCGGTGGGCGAGCGCCACAGCCGCAGCTTGTTGCGGTAGCCCAGCGCGGGGCCGGCCGGTTCGGGCGCGGCCAGCCTCTCGCCGGGATCCGCCTTGCCCAGCCGCCGGAAGCAGTCGCGCACGATGTCGGTCTTGGCGCGTCGCTGCGCCGCGATGGACATGTGCTGCAGGTCGCAGCCGGACAGGGCGCCGATCTCGCCCAGGGGCGGCTCGACGCGGTCGGGCGACGCCTCGAGGATGTCCGTCGGCTCCGCCTGCACGAAGCCCTTCTTGCGACGGGTCACGCGGACGCGCACGCGCTCGCCGGGCACGACGCCGCGAACGAAGGCCGCCAGGCCCTCGGGCGTGTGGCCCAGGCCGGCCCCGCCGGTCACCAGCTTGTCGATGACGGTTTCGAAGCTGTCGGGCTGTGAGTTGACGGCGTCGTCTTTCATGTCTCGCCTTCTGTCCGGTTGTGGGGAGGGTTCAACCTAACACCGCGCGGCCGACCTGCCAAGATGGGCGGCTCGGCGGCGTCGGGCTTGCACGTTTCTTGCAAGGCCGGGTCGTGACAATGAACCGGATATTCTCTACAATGGCCGGCATGGATGCCGGATGGCGGACACGGAAGTCCCTGGCGGCGGCGGTACTCATCGTGCTGTCCGCCTGCGTCCTGCCGTCCGGCTGCGCGCCGCACCGCCGCGGACGGCTGTCCGCCGTGGACGCCCCGCCGCCCCCGGCCCGCGAGCGCATCGCGACCTCCCCCGCCCGGGACACGCATCATCCCCCCCGCGGCCGGCCAGAGATCGACCGCACGCAGTCGCCCGCCGACCAGGTCTGCGCCATCGCCCTGTCGTTCCTGGGCACGCCGTACCGCTACGGCGGCGTCACGCCCGAGGGCTTCGACTGCAGCGGCCTGGTGCGGTACGTCTACCAGGAGGTCGGCGTGGACCTGCCGCGCACGGCGTACGGCCAGTCGCGGTCCGGCGGCGCCACGACCCTGCGGACCATGCTGCGCGGCGACCTCATCTTCTTCCGCATCGACAGGAACGTCATCTCTCACGTGGGCATCTACGTGGGCAAGGGAGAGTTCGTGCACGCGCCCGGCTCGGGCAAGTACATCCGCACCGACAGCATCGACAATCCCTGGTGGCGGCGGCGCGTGCAGACCGTCAGGCGGGTGCTGCAGGCTCCTCGGCTAGCCGGCTGATTCAAGCACGCCCTCCGGTCCGATCCTCACCTTGACGCTCGACCGCACGGCCTCGTCCACGGCCTCGTCCAGCCCGATCTCCGCCGACAGCGCCAGCAGGTCGTCCGGCCGCGCGTTGAGCACCGGTCGCGGCGAGCGGATCGAACAGCAGTCCCGGTACGGCTCGATGGACGTCTCGTAGGTGCCGATGCGGCGGCTCAGGGCGGTGATCTCCACCTTGTCCAGGCCGGCCAGCGGGCGCAGAACGGGCAGGGTCAGGTCGGGGCCGATGGCGCGCAGGTTGTGCAGCGTCTGGCTGGCCACCTGGCCCACGCTGTCGCCGGTCACCAGGGCCAGGCAGTTCTCGCGGCGGGCGAGACGGGCCGCCGTCTTCACCATGTAGCGGCGGAACAGCACCATGTCGTAGGCGTCCTCGACCCTGCCGACCGAGCGGGCCTCGTAGGGGAAGGCGGGAACCAGGTGCAGGACCAGCGGGCGCGGCGACCAGGACGCCAGGATCGCCGCGAGTCGCTCGATCTTGTCGACCTTGGCCTCCAGGATCGTCCGGCCGGGGAAGAAATGGACGAGTTCGGGCCGGCAGCCGCGCTTCATGAGCATCCAGGCGGCCACCGGCGAGTCGATGCCGCCCGAGAACAGGACCGTGACTCGGCCGCTGGCGCCCACGGGCAGGCCGCCGCCGCCGCCGATCTTCCGGGTGAAGACCAGGATCTCCTTCTGCAGGACCAGCAGGTACGCCACGTAATCGGCCCCGTCCAGCTTGACCGGCAGCCCGAGGGATCGCTGCAGGTCGGCGCCCACGCGCGTGTTGATCGCCTGCGAATCCAGGGGGAAGCTCTTGTCCGACCGCCTGGCGTCCACGCGGAAGCTGGCGGCGCCCGCCGCATCGCGTCCGGCCAGCGCCGCCGCCACCTCGCCCACGCGGACCAGGTCGGCCGCGGGATCGTCCGTGCGCGGCACCGGCACCGACGCCGACAGCCACTGGATGCCGAACACCCGCTGCAGCTTCTCCGCGACGCGGTCCAGGGCTCCGGCCTCTTCGAGCCGGACCAGCAGCCTGCTCTCGACGTGGTTGATGGCGCGCACCGGTTCGCCGACGAGCGCCCGGAACATGTTGTTCTTCAGGCGCTTGATGAACATGTGCCGGTTGCGCCCCTTGAGGGCGATCTCGGCGTAATGGGCGCTGATCACGGGCAGGGCGTCGGACACGGCGTTCCTCCGTCGGGGGTCGTTCACCTGCAAGTGTAGCAGTTTTGAGCTTCGATGCCAGGCGTCAGCGCGCCAGGGTGATCTTGCCGGTGCGGCGCAGGGGGGCGCCGCCGTCGGCGGGGCGGGAGGTGACGGTGTAGAAGTAGGTGCCCGTGGCCAACGGGTGGCCGTCGCGGTCGCGACCGTCCCAGGCGACGCTGCGGGCGCCGGCGTCGGCATGCGCCAGGCGCCAGTCGCGCACCTGGCGCCCGCGCAGGTCGTAGAGGGAGAGCACGTCGCGGCTCGGTCGCGAGGTGGTCCAGGCGATGACGCCGCGGCCCGTGAAGGGGTTGGGCGAGGGATCCCTCAATTGCAGGGTCAGCGGCTCGTCGGAAGACGGGCCCGCCGCGGTGGCGATGTCGGTGGAGAAAAGCAGCCAGCCGCCGGGATCCAGGACCAGGGTCTCCATTTCTCCCGGAACATGAAGCTGGATGATCTGCCACCGTCTGGCGATCCTGATCTCGGTCGAGACGTTGCCGGCGTCGCCCTCCAGCCTGATGTCCATGTCGAGGACGAACGGCGCGTCGCCGTAGACCGGATCGGTGGGCTGGATCTGGCTGATCTCGATGTTGACGCGGGGTTCGCCGCCGACCTCGATGTTGTACCACCGGATGCTGAGTTCGGGGCAGGTCTCGCGGTACAGCCACTGGTCGAAGAAGGCGGACAGCTCCCGGCCGGTCCGGCTCTCGCAGAATGCTATGAAATCATCCGTGTCCGCGGTGCCGTAGGACGTGTCTTCCTGGTGCGGGAAGTGCCGCAGGATGTCGAAGAAGTCCTGGTCGCCGAGTTCCTTGCGCAGCATGTGCAGCAGCCAGGCGCCCTTGTGGTAGACCATTTCGTGGAAGTAGTACCAGGGGTTGTCGTTGCTCGCGTCCCGGACCAGCGGCCCGTTCCACCAGGTGAAGACGCTGCGCGCCCGCATGAACCACTTGAGGGAGTTGGCGCCGTACTTGTATTCCCGCCAGAGTCCCTCGACGTAGGTGGCGAAGCCCTCGTTGAGCCAGGTGTGGGTCCAGTTGGCGCACGTGACCAGGTTGCCGAACCACTGGTGGGCCAGTTCGTGCATGACGATCGTATCGAAGTAGTTGTCGCCGGTCAGAAACTGGGACGAATAGGTGGTGGCCGTGGGGTGTTCCATGGCCCCGTTCCAGTCGAAGAGGACGTGACCGTACTTTTCGCCGGGGAAGGGGTAGGGGCCGAACATGTTCTCGCACCAGGCGAGCATGTCGTTCAAGGGGGCGAAGTCGATCTCGGCCTGCGGCACCAGATCCGGGTACACGAAGTTGGTGATCTGCAGGGTGTCGCCGGAGACCGAGACATATGCGTCGTCCAGGCGCGCGTATTCGGAGGCCGCGACACAGAAGTGATAGGTGGAGATCGGGCGCGTCTCCTGCCAGTAGCTGACCGCGTAGGACTTGTCCGCGAATCCGCCGGGGAGCACCGCGTCCGCCAGCGCCCGGCCTTCCGCGGGCAGGTAGGGGTGCGTGGGGGGCGACGATAGTTCCGCGCCGTTGGAGACGCCGGTGACCCCATCAGGGACATAGAGCGAGACGTCGTAGGTGGCCTTGTCGCGCGGATCGTCCTTGCACGGCCACCAGCTGCGGGCGCTCCAGGGCTCGCTGACGCTGGCCGCCACCAGCTTGCCGTCCTCGCGCGTGGTGAACCGGAGGCCGTAGACGCCGTCGGGCTGCGGCGCGCCGCTGAAGGTGACGATCGCGTTGAGCGTATCGGTCGGGCCGTAGGCCGCGGGCAATTGTATGAAGACACGATCTTCGTCGCGGGAGAGGGTCAACGGCGTGTACCACGGATCGAGCAATGCGGCGGAGGCGAACGTCATGTCGTCGGTGAAATCCAGCACGAGCATCTCCACGTCGTTTTCCACGGGCGTGAAGGTGATCAGGGTCGTTCCGAGGATCGACTGGGTGTCGAATTCCAGCCTCAGGAAGTGGGTGTAGTGCAGGACGTCGAACTGGTCCTGCAGGGGGTGCGTGGTGGGCGCCTTGTCGGGCGCGATCGTCACGTCATGCGCGCCGCGGGGCGTTCCCTTGCCCTCGTGCAGCCACGAATCGGGGCCCGGCCCGTCGCCGGCCGCACCGAGAACCGCGCACGGCACCAGGAGCCAGGCGCACACAAGCGCAGTACGGGGGAATTTCCCTGTTGGGCGAGTAGCTGTCATACCTCAGGCTGCGTTCGCAAAGAACCCCGTTGTCTCTCTCTCGACGGTGCCACAGAATGAACTCGTGACCCTTCGATGAATCTTATATCATAGCACACCCCGGGCCACAAGTTCGTTGAAGCTCGATCATTTGGGACGCGAAGGGTGACCGATCATGTCGCATGCGGGAGCATTATCGCTTCATATCGACGGCTTGCTGCCGTTTCTGCCCGAAAATGCGATTTCCTCGCTTTCCGGCCCCGTGCGCGCCATCGGCGCGGAGATCGCGCGCCGGGAGGGGCCGGGCGCCGATTTTCTGGGCTGGCTCGACTTGCCGCGCGCCGTGCCGGGCCCCGAATTGCATCGCCTGGAGGATGCGGCCGGGAGGGCGCGCGCGGATTGCGACGTCGTGGTCGTGATCGGCATCGGCGGTTCGTACCTGGGCGCGCAGGCCGTCCTGTCGGCCCTGGCCGACAGGACCTCGGGGCCGGAAATCGTCTTCGCGGGAACCCATCTGTGCTCGGCCGGCCTGGGGAGGCTGCTGCGCAGGATCGGCGACCGCGACCTGCGTCTGTGTGTCATCTCCAAGTCCGGCACGACGCTGGAGCCGGCGATCTCCTTCCGCCTGTTTCGCAACCTGCTCGAGGAGCGCTACGGCCGGGACAACGCCCGGCGCCGCATCACAGCCGTCACGGATTCTGCACGAGGCGCCCTGCGCGCCATGGCCGACGCCGAGGGCTACGACACCTACGCGATACCCGACGACGTGGGCGGACGTTTCTCCGTGCTCACGCCCGTCGGCCTGTGGCCCCTGGCCGTGGCCGGCCTCGATCTGCGCGCCCTGCTCGAGGGCGCCGGCGACATGGCGGCGGTCTGCGAGAACGACGCGCTCGACGCCAACCCGGCCCACCTCTACGCCGCCGCCCGTCACGCGCTCTACGGCCGGGGCTTCACCACGGAGGTGCTCAGCACCTTCCACAGCGACCTGGGTCACATCCAGGAGTGGTGGAAGCAGCTCTTCGGCGAGAGCGAGGGCAAGCAAGGCAAGGGGATCTTTCCCGCCTCCTGCCGCTTCACCACCGACCTGCACAGCCTTGGCCAGTACCTGCAGGACGGACGCCGTGATCTGTTCGAGACCTTCCTGGTGGTCGATGCGGGACAACCCTGGCTGGCGGTGCCGGCGGATCCCGACGCCGACGGTGCCGATCGCGACAGGGACGGTCTCGCCTACCTGGTCGGCCGCCGCCTCGACGAGATCAACCGCAAGGCCTACGAAGGCACGCGTGCCGCGCATCGTGCAGGCGGCGTGCCGGTGATATCGCTGGAGATGCGCAAGCTGGACGAATGGTCCCTCGGCGGGCTGCTTTTCTGCTTCGAGAAGGCAGTGGCGGTGAGCGGGCGCCTGCTCGGCGTCAACCCCTTCGACCAGCCGGGTGTCGAGGCGTACAAACGAGAGATGTTCAAGCTGCTGGGCAAGCCCTGAGAAACGGGCGCGGCCACGACGGGCCTTCTCGCAGGGTTAACAGGGATTGTAGCGGGTCGTTTTCAAAAACACCGGCACATCATCAGGCGAACGGAACAATGACTCTTGTTTTCTTTTGCCGAAAAAATCCCCGGTCTCATTTGCAGAAAACAATTCACGGTAACCGGATAGGCGATTGTGGCTCACGACATCCAATCTTGTAATCCCTTGAGGAAATAACATATTACGTTGTTCTGTCATTCTTCCGTCATGCATGAGAAAAAATTATGGCAATCTCCGGGGAGATTGCGAATCCTAGACTTCTGTGCTCGACTTCTATCCCTCACGAGGGTCCGATGTAATGGACGAGGAGGACGCGATGGATTTCAGGAAGTACCTGCTTCTGCTGATGGCGAGCGGCTTGCTGGCACTGACAGGCTGCTCCGACGACGACACGACGGCGCCGGAGGATCCGCCGGATCTCGCCTTCGAGGGATCCGACGCCTGCGCCCAGTGCCATGTCGAGATCCACGGCAACTGGCAGGACTCCGGGCATCCCTACAAGCTGACGAAGATCGACGGCGTCGCGCCGACCGACAAGTTCCCGACCTTCTCCGCCTTCAACAGCGTGGACAAGACCGTCATCGAACCGCCCGCCGGCTACGCCTGGGCGGACATCAGCTATACCATCGGCGGCTACGGCTGGAAGATGCGCTGGATGGACGAGAACGGATACATCATCACCCAGAACGATGACACGCAGTACAACTTCGAGGACGGCAGCCGCGTGGCTTATCATCCCAATGACCCCATCGGCACCATCGAGTACGACTGCGGCCGCTGTCACACGACCGGCTGGGTGCTGTCCGACGACGACGTCGCCGAGAACAACCAGGACGGCCTCCCGGGCCTGGTGGGCACCTTCTTCGCCGGCGGCGTGCACTGCGAGCAGTGCCACGGCATGGGCAGCCGGCACGCCTTCGATCCCGAAGGCTTCGATATGACGGTCGATACGTCGGCCGCCCTCTGCGGCCAGTGCCACACGCGCGACGCCGAGAACCACATCGCGGCGAGCGGCGGTTTCATCCAGCACCACGAGCAGTACGACGAGTGGCTGCACTCGCCGCACAACTCGGTCCTCGGCCCCGACTGCAACGCCTGTCACGACCCGCACAGTTCGGTCAAGTTCGACTCGGTCGCGATGGGCGTCGGCACTTCGACGTCCTGCGAGGACTGCCACACGGTGCAGATGAAGCACAACGGCTTCCCGACCTGCATCGACTGCCACATGCCCAAGGCCTCGAAATCCGCCATCGCGGCGATACCCGACTACGTGGGCGACATCCGCACGCACATCTTCGCCATCAACACGGACGCCGTGGGCAAGATGGAGGGCATGTTCGACGCCGCGGGCACTCTCGTACAGGAGGACGTGGACGGCATGGCCATGGTGACCCTGGACTTCGCCT is a genomic window of bacterium containing:
- a CDS encoding glucose-6-phosphate isomerase — translated: MSHAGALSLHIDGLLPFLPENAISSLSGPVRAIGAEIARREGPGADFLGWLDLPRAVPGPELHRLEDAAGRARADCDVVVVIGIGGSYLGAQAVLSALADRTSGPEIVFAGTHLCSAGLGRLLRRIGDRDLRLCVISKSGTTLEPAISFRLFRNLLEERYGRDNARRRITAVTDSARGALRAMADAEGYDTYAIPDDVGGRFSVLTPVGLWPLAVAGLDLRALLEGAGDMAAVCENDALDANPAHLYAAARHALYGRGFTTEVLSTFHSDLGHIQEWWKQLFGESEGKQGKGIFPASCRFTTDLHSLGQYLQDGRRDLFETFLVVDAGQPWLAVPADPDADGADRDRDGLAYLVGRRLDEINRKAYEGTRAAHRAGGVPVISLEMRKLDEWSLGGLLFCFEKAVAVSGRLLGVNPFDQPGVEAYKREMFKLLGKP
- the thiI gene encoding tRNA 4-thiouridine(8) synthase ThiI, with translation MSDALPVISAHYAEIALKGRNRHMFIKRLKNNMFRALVGEPVRAINHVESRLLVRLEEAGALDRVAEKLQRVFGIQWLSASVPVPRTDDPAADLVRVGEVAAALAGRDAAGAASFRVDARRSDKSFPLDSQAINTRVGADLQRSLGLPVKLDGADYVAYLLVLQKEILVFTRKIGGGGGLPVGASGRVTVLFSGGIDSPVAAWMLMKRGCRPELVHFFPGRTILEAKVDKIERLAAILASWSPRPLVLHLVPAFPYEARSVGRVEDAYDMVLFRRYMVKTAARLARRENCLALVTGDSVGQVASQTLHNLRAIGPDLTLPVLRPLAGLDKVEITALSRRIGTYETSIEPYRDCCSIRSPRPVLNARPDDLLALSAEIGLDEAVDEAVRSSVKVRIGPEGVLESAG
- a CDS encoding cytochrome c3 family protein encodes the protein MDFRKYLLLLMASGLLALTGCSDDDTTAPEDPPDLAFEGSDACAQCHVEIHGNWQDSGHPYKLTKIDGVAPTDKFPTFSAFNSVDKTVIEPPAGYAWADISYTIGGYGWKMRWMDENGYIITQNDDTQYNFEDGSRVAYHPNDPIGTIEYDCGRCHTTGWVLSDDDVAENNQDGLPGLVGTFFAGGVHCEQCHGMGSRHAFDPEGFDMTVDTSAALCGQCHTRDAENHIAASGGFIQHHEQYDEWLHSPHNSVLGPDCNACHDPHSSVKFDSVAMGVGTSTSCEDCHTVQMKHNGFPTCIDCHMPKASKSAIAAIPDYVGDIRTHIFAINTDAVGKMEGMFDAAGTLVQEDVDGMAMVTLDFACYGCHRDDDGVGGIFSPKPLQELSDYVLGVGIYAGEGGIHSPVTRALASK
- a CDS encoding C40 family peptidase; this encodes MAGMDAGWRTRKSLAAAVLIVLSACVLPSGCAPHRRGRLSAVDAPPPPARERIATSPARDTHHPPRGRPEIDRTQSPADQVCAIALSFLGTPYRYGGVTPEGFDCSGLVRYVYQEVGVDLPRTAYGQSRSGGATTLRTMLRGDLIFFRIDRNVISHVGIYVGKGEFVHAPGSGKYIRTDSIDNPWWRRRVQTVRRVLQAPRLAG